A single region of the Duganella sp. BuS-21 genome encodes:
- a CDS encoding amino acid ABC transporter permease, which yields MEWLDLLREAAPVMLRGAGYTVLFALAAMVGGLLIGFPVAVLRMLPYRVLAWPANLYVSLMRGTPLLVQMFVIYYGLPSVGIEFSPVTAGILALSLNSGAFLSESLRGAIASISKGQWDASFSLGLGYWRTLYHIVLPQALRVAVPAMSNTLISLIKDTSLVSVITLTELMLSTKEVIATTFQPLPLYLAAAAIYWALSLLFEALQRRAEQRLNRAHRSR from the coding sequence ATGGAGTGGCTGGATCTGCTGCGCGAAGCCGCGCCGGTGATGCTGCGCGGCGCCGGTTATACCGTGCTGTTCGCGCTGGCGGCGATGGTCGGCGGCCTGCTGATCGGTTTCCCGGTGGCGGTACTGCGCATGCTGCCGTACCGCGTGCTGGCCTGGCCGGCCAACCTCTACGTCAGCCTGATGCGCGGCACGCCGCTGCTGGTGCAGATGTTCGTGATTTATTACGGCCTGCCCAGCGTCGGCATCGAGTTTTCGCCGGTCACGGCCGGCATCCTGGCGCTCAGCCTGAACTCGGGCGCCTTCCTGTCCGAAAGCCTGCGCGGTGCCATCGCCTCGATCAGCAAGGGCCAGTGGGATGCCAGTTTCAGCCTGGGCCTCGGCTATTGGCGCACGCTATACCACATCGTGCTGCCGCAGGCGCTGCGGGTGGCGGTGCCGGCCATGAGCAACACGCTGATCAGCCTGATCAAGGATACCTCGCTGGTGTCGGTCATTACGCTGACTGAATTGATGCTGTCGACCAAGGAAGTCATCGCCACTACCTTCCAGCCCTTGCCGCTGTATCTGGCCGCCGCCGCCATCTATTGGGCCCTCAGCCTGCTGTTTGAAGCGCTGCAGCGGCGCGCCGAACAACGCTTGAATCGCGCACACCGTTCCCGCTAA
- a CDS encoding transporter substrate-binding domain-containing protein, with translation MLKRHFILVLAAALALPTLASAADLLATVKERGTLKVALEGTYPPFNYKEKNGELAGYDVDVAKLLGSRLGVKVEFVSSEWASILAGLAANKYDVIISQVGINPKREQAFDFSQPYIYSMPQLIVRNNETAGYKTLADLKGKKLGVGQGSVYEQQAKAVPGVEVRSYAAAPDTMSDLASGRIDAALNDSLMSAYLLKISKLPIKAGAQVGAVERMGIPFKKGNPAFKQALNQALAAVAADGSLKAISVKWFGVDVSKAP, from the coding sequence ATGCTCAAACGTCATTTCATCCTGGTGCTGGCCGCTGCGCTGGCTTTGCCGACCCTGGCTTCGGCGGCCGACCTGCTGGCCACCGTCAAGGAGCGCGGCACGCTCAAGGTCGCGCTGGAGGGCACCTACCCGCCGTTCAACTACAAGGAGAAGAACGGCGAACTGGCCGGCTACGACGTCGACGTCGCCAAGCTGCTGGGTTCACGCCTAGGCGTGAAGGTGGAATTCGTCAGCAGCGAGTGGGCCAGCATCCTGGCCGGGCTGGCGGCCAATAAATACGATGTCATCATTTCGCAGGTGGGCATCAATCCCAAGCGCGAGCAGGCCTTCGATTTTTCCCAGCCCTACATCTACTCGATGCCGCAGCTCATCGTCCGCAATAACGAGACGGCCGGGTACAAAACCCTGGCCGACCTGAAGGGCAAGAAGCTGGGCGTGGGGCAGGGCAGCGTCTACGAGCAGCAGGCCAAGGCGGTGCCGGGCGTCGAGGTGCGCAGCTACGCGGCCGCGCCGGACACCATGTCGGACCTGGCCTCGGGCCGCATCGACGCCGCGCTCAACGACAGCCTGATGTCGGCCTACCTGCTGAAGATCTCCAAACTGCCGATCAAGGCCGGCGCGCAGGTCGGCGCGGTGGAGCGCATGGGCATTCCGTTCAAGAAGGGCAATCCCGCATTCAAGCAGGCGCTCAACCAGGCGCTGGCCGCAGTGGCCGCCGACGGCAGCCTGAAAGCCATTTCCGTGAAATGGTTCGGCGTCGACGTCAGCAAGGCGCCGTAA
- a CDS encoding DUF882 domain-containing protein — MPRAAEQLAPSGIGRGEMAPPPDIFDAQALDLEFWLRPRTIEVTRPASKERAKLLYWKDGEIIESAYQDLCHLMRDVNGGNETRKIDPKLFETLWGTQAFVQRYGIESPVEILSGYRTAASNNKLREDGVPAARQSLHISGRAADIRLANLNAEVLGSLVKSFRQGGVGFYYRSGPRGGWIHADTGLQRSWKG; from the coding sequence ATGCCGCGCGCCGCGGAACAGCTGGCGCCGTCCGGCATCGGCCGCGGCGAGATGGCGCCGCCGCCCGATATCTTCGACGCCCAGGCGCTGGATCTGGAATTCTGGCTGCGCCCGCGCACCATCGAGGTCACCCGCCCCGCCAGCAAGGAGCGCGCCAAGCTACTGTACTGGAAAGACGGCGAGATCATCGAATCGGCCTACCAGGACCTGTGCCATCTGATGCGCGACGTCAACGGCGGCAACGAGACCCGCAAGATCGATCCCAAGTTATTTGAAACCCTGTGGGGCACGCAAGCCTTCGTGCAGCGCTACGGCATCGAGTCGCCGGTGGAAATCCTGTCCGGCTACCGCACCGCAGCATCCAACAATAAATTGCGCGAAGATGGCGTGCCCGCGGCGCGCCAATCGCTGCACATCAGCGGCCGCGCGGCCGATATCCGCCTGGCCAACCTGAACGCGGAAGTGTTGGGCAGCCTGGTGAAGAGTTTCCGTCAGGGCGGCGTCGGCTTCTACTACCGCTCCGGCCCGCGCGGTGGCTGGATCCATGCCGACACCGGACTGCAACGAAGCTGGAAGGGTTGA
- a CDS encoding energy transducer TonB produces the protein MITRSIAALSLMLLSTINPASAAVAAERLNNADCGAPNYRNSWQDDELAGNVKVAVLVDAKGNVQDTKVISSSGHFALDKASLRASTSCKFKPASNGAEPVWAQVQYNWVLN, from the coding sequence ATGATTACTCGTTCTATCGCCGCCCTGTCCCTGATGCTGCTGTCGACCATCAACCCTGCCAGCGCCGCCGTTGCCGCTGAACGCCTGAACAACGCCGATTGCGGCGCCCCTAACTACCGCAACTCGTGGCAGGACGACGAACTGGCCGGCAACGTCAAAGTCGCCGTTCTGGTCGATGCCAAAGGCAACGTGCAAGACACCAAAGTGATCTCGTCGAGCGGCCACTTCGCCCTGGACAAAGCATCGCTGCGCGCCAGCACCAGCTGCAAGTTCAAGCCAGCATCGAACGGCGCAGAACCAGTCTGGGCACAAGTGCAATACAACTGGGTTCTGAACTAA
- a CDS encoding EAL domain-containing protein: MSYPILQKYLARLSDATSAASSIWLDHEGKAQGRFFNCTMSSAFQPIRQLDGGSVLAYEGLARSVSAQDQGLSLWKLLDHAASDDESIELDRLCRMLHAINFFRQADSAPNAKADLYLNVHDRLLSAVSSNHGHAFRRILDALELPLERVVLQLPAATPQQGWLLNYVSDNYRRNGFRFAVNVQSARDGKGVLDRLRPDVFKLDARELQDVAGLTELLQRCAGSDVAVVFKRLETPQHQAALRELSAAAGVSLLVQGYLLDEPRSVLLGEPARRAA; the protein is encoded by the coding sequence ATGTCTTATCCCATCCTGCAAAAGTATCTGGCGCGTCTATCCGACGCCACCAGCGCTGCTTCCAGCATCTGGCTCGATCACGAGGGCAAGGCGCAAGGGCGGTTTTTCAATTGCACCATGAGCAGCGCGTTCCAGCCTATCCGGCAACTGGACGGCGGGTCGGTGCTGGCCTACGAGGGACTGGCGCGCAGCGTGTCGGCGCAGGACCAGGGGCTGTCGCTGTGGAAACTGCTGGACCACGCGGCCAGCGACGACGAATCCATCGAGCTCGATCGCCTGTGCCGCATGTTGCACGCGATTAATTTCTTCCGCCAGGCAGATAGCGCTCCCAACGCCAAGGCCGATCTTTACCTGAATGTGCACGACCGCCTGCTGAGCGCGGTCAGCAGCAACCACGGTCATGCCTTCCGCCGCATCCTCGATGCGCTGGAGCTGCCGTTGGAACGGGTGGTGCTGCAATTGCCGGCGGCGACGCCACAGCAAGGCTGGCTATTGAACTATGTGTCGGACAATTATCGCCGCAATGGCTTCCGCTTCGCGGTCAATGTGCAGAGCGCGCGGGATGGCAAGGGCGTGCTTGATCGCTTGCGGCCGGACGTGTTCAAGCTTGACGCGCGCGAACTGCAGGATGTGGCAGGTTTGACGGAGTTGCTCCAGCGTTGCGCCGGCTCCGATGTGGCCGTGGTGTTCAAACGGCTGGAAACGCCGCAACACCAGGCGGCTTTGCGCGAATTGAGCGCGGCCGCCGGTGTATCATTGCTCGTGCAAGGGTATCTGCTCGATGAGCCGCGCTCGGTGTTGCTTGGGGAACCGGCGCGGCGCGCTGCTTAA
- a CDS encoding class II glutamine amidotransferase, with the protein MCQLLAMSSNQPAAMDFSFTGFVERGGRTGEHRDGWGIALHTPTGCRLYTDYLPSIESPLAAQFKQSPIKARSVVAHIRKATQGRVSLENSHPFTRELWGQTWSFAHNGDLKLFAPDASLYTPWGDTDSERAFCHMLSGLAQRFDVQPERHVLYAALAELAAEIADYGTFNFILSNGDLLFAHCSTELHVVVRAYPFSVAHLIDCEMSIDFSRHNHLDDRIAVIATAPLTSNEQWTRFTAGELKLFAGGVEVSAEVVVAEEWPLEANHTSSFPRKRESIERLPA; encoded by the coding sequence ATGTGCCAACTCCTCGCAATGAGCAGCAACCAGCCCGCCGCCATGGACTTTTCGTTCACCGGTTTTGTCGAACGCGGCGGCCGCACCGGCGAGCACCGCGACGGCTGGGGCATCGCCCTGCACACGCCGACCGGCTGCCGCCTGTACACCGACTACCTGCCGTCGATCGAATCGCCGCTGGCGGCGCAGTTCAAGCAAAGCCCGATCAAGGCGCGCAGCGTGGTGGCGCACATCCGCAAGGCCACGCAGGGCCGCGTGTCGCTGGAAAACAGCCATCCGTTCACGCGCGAACTGTGGGGCCAAACCTGGTCCTTCGCCCACAATGGCGACCTGAAGCTGTTCGCGCCCGACGCCAGCCTGTACACGCCCTGGGGCGACACCGACAGCGAACGCGCGTTCTGCCACATGCTGTCCGGCCTGGCCCAGCGCTTCGACGTGCAGCCCGAGCGCCACGTGCTGTACGCGGCGCTGGCCGAACTGGCCGCCGAAATCGCCGACTATGGCACGTTCAATTTCATACTGTCGAACGGCGACCTGCTGTTCGCCCATTGCAGCACCGAGCTGCACGTGGTGGTGCGCGCCTATCCGTTCTCGGTGGCGCATCTGATTGATTGCGAAATGAGCATAGATTTCAGTCGCCACAACCATCTGGACGACCGCATCGCCGTGATCGCCACCGCGCCGCTGACGTCCAACGAGCAATGGACGCGTTTTACGGCAGGCGAACTGAAACTGTTCGCCGGCGGCGTCGAAGTGAGTGCTGAAGTGGTGGTGGCAGAAGAATGGCCGCTGGAAGCAAACCACACCTCGTCATTCCCGCGCAAGCGGGAATCCATAGAACGCCTGCCCGCATAG
- a CDS encoding GNAT family N-acetyltransferase, translating into MSLEIRIAASTDAEAACNVLRRSIKECCELDHQNDPAILDAWLGNKTPQMVANWFSSPTNFSLVAISEGAVVGVALLTGAGKLALCYLLPEVRGQGLGKALLKRVEEQACGWGVKALQLHSTATGQEFFARLGYTDAGKVRSPYGVETVFFWKQLDEDATCPDAPKRKRFCNCNTV; encoded by the coding sequence ATGAGTCTTGAAATTCGTATTGCTGCTTCGACGGATGCGGAGGCAGCATGCAATGTATTGCGCCGGTCTATCAAGGAATGCTGCGAACTGGATCATCAGAACGATCCCGCCATCCTCGATGCCTGGCTAGGCAATAAAACTCCGCAGATGGTGGCGAACTGGTTCAGCTCGCCCACCAATTTTTCGCTGGTGGCTATCAGCGAAGGCGCCGTCGTCGGCGTCGCATTGCTCACCGGCGCCGGCAAGCTGGCGCTGTGCTATCTGCTGCCGGAGGTGCGCGGTCAGGGACTCGGCAAGGCGCTGCTCAAGCGCGTGGAGGAGCAGGCTTGCGGCTGGGGCGTGAAAGCGCTGCAACTGCACAGCACGGCCACCGGCCAGGAATTTTTCGCCCGCCTCGGCTATACCGACGCCGGCAAGGTGCGTTCGCCCTACGGTGTGGAAACGGTGTTCTTCTGGAAGCAGCTGGACGAGGACGCCACCTGTCCGGACGCCCCCAAGCGCAAGCGCTTCTGCAACTGCAATACGGTTTAG
- a CDS encoding sulfate ABC transporter substrate-binding protein — protein sequence MTKQKSARRIVIASFLAASATLLGLPLQAQAADPVLLNASYDVTRELFKDINPAFVDYWKKTTGETVSVNQSHGGSSKQARSVADGMEAAVVTMNQANDIDILVDRGVVTADWAKKFPNGASPFYSTVVYLVRKGNPKQLKNWDDLAKPGVQVIIPNPKTSGNGRYTFLAAWGSVLKKGGSEAQARELVGKIIKNVPILDAGGRGATTTFTQREIGDVLITFENEVNLVRTEFGDKFDVVYPTTSILAESPVAVVDKVVDRRNLRKQATGYLNYLYTEEAQEIIAKHSLRPRSEKAFKKYNANFRQVALFSVDEVFGGWKAAQKKFFDDGGEFDKIYQK from the coding sequence ATGACCAAGCAAAAATCTGCTCGCCGCATCGTCATCGCCTCCTTCCTGGCCGCTTCGGCCACCTTGCTGGGCCTGCCGTTGCAAGCCCAGGCCGCCGACCCTGTGCTGCTGAACGCGTCCTATGACGTGACGCGCGAGCTGTTCAAGGACATCAACCCGGCCTTCGTCGACTACTGGAAGAAAACCACCGGCGAAACCGTCAGCGTCAACCAGTCGCACGGCGGCTCGTCCAAGCAGGCCCGCTCGGTGGCCGACGGCATGGAAGCGGCCGTGGTGACCATGAACCAGGCCAACGACATCGACATTCTGGTCGATCGTGGCGTGGTGACGGCCGACTGGGCCAAGAAATTCCCGAACGGCGCCTCGCCCTTCTACTCCACCGTAGTCTATCTGGTGCGCAAGGGCAATCCAAAACAGTTAAAGAACTGGGACGACCTGGCCAAGCCTGGCGTGCAAGTCATCATTCCGAATCCTAAAACCTCGGGCAACGGTCGCTACACCTTCCTGGCCGCGTGGGGTTCGGTACTGAAAAAAGGCGGCAGCGAAGCCCAGGCGCGCGAGCTGGTGGGCAAGATCATCAAGAACGTGCCGATCCTGGACGCCGGCGGCCGTGGCGCCACCACCACCTTCACCCAGCGTGAAATCGGCGACGTGCTGATCACCTTCGAAAACGAAGTCAACCTGGTGCGCACCGAGTTCGGCGACAAGTTCGACGTGGTCTACCCGACCACTTCCATCCTGGCCGAATCGCCGGTGGCCGTGGTCGACAAGGTGGTGGACCGCCGCAACCTGCGCAAGCAGGCCACCGGCTACCTGAACTACCTGTACACCGAGGAAGCTCAGGAAATCATCGCCAAGCATTCGCTGCGCCCACGCTCGGAAAAGGCCTTCAAGAAGTACAACGCCAACTTCCGCCAGGTCGCCTTGTTCTCGGTGGATGAGGTGTTCGGCGGCTGGAAAGCGGCCCAGAAGAAGTTCTTCGACGACGGCGGCGAATTCGACAAGATCTATCAGAAGTAA
- a CDS encoding serine hydrolase, with translation MLKKIVAVLLTSFTAAAFAAVPLGSQSVLVVEDATGKVLLEKNANTQVPIASLTKLMTAMVVLDAKLDMNEKIAIDRADVDMLKHSTSRVPVGAEISRGDVLQLALMSSDNRAAASLARTFPGGLAGFKLAVRQKIRTLGLTQTVIEEPTGLSPQNMSTATDLVKMAAAAGSYPEIRRITTDTKDIIDIKGRKVEYHNTNRLVGAKGWDVGLSKTGYTEEAGRCLIMRFKSAGKDATLVLLNAKANSARLMDAANIRRFVAGPNEKPKVLKASVKSKKKAVKQAKRTRRAM, from the coding sequence ATGCTCAAGAAAATTGTTGCTGTACTGCTGACATCGTTTACTGCGGCCGCATTTGCCGCAGTACCGCTCGGCTCGCAGTCCGTGCTGGTGGTCGAAGACGCCACCGGCAAAGTGCTGCTGGAAAAGAACGCCAATACCCAGGTGCCGATCGCCTCGTTGACCAAGCTGATGACGGCCATGGTGGTGCTGGACGCCAAACTGGACATGAACGAAAAGATCGCCATCGACCGTGCGGACGTGGATATGTTGAAACACAGCACCTCGCGCGTGCCGGTCGGTGCGGAAATTTCGCGCGGCGATGTGTTGCAGCTGGCGCTGATGTCATCAGACAACCGTGCCGCCGCATCGCTGGCGCGCACCTTTCCCGGTGGCCTGGCCGGCTTCAAGCTGGCAGTCCGGCAGAAGATCCGCACGCTGGGTCTGACCCAGACCGTGATCGAGGAACCGACCGGTTTGTCGCCGCAGAATATGTCGACCGCGACCGATCTGGTCAAGATGGCGGCGGCTGCCGGAAGCTATCCCGAGATCCGCCGCATCACCACCGACACCAAGGACATCATCGACATCAAGGGCCGCAAGGTGGAGTATCACAACACCAATCGCCTGGTCGGGGCCAAGGGTTGGGATGTGGGGCTGTCCAAGACGGGTTACACCGAAGAGGCCGGCCGTTGCCTGATCATGCGCTTCAAGTCGGCCGGTAAGGATGCCACGCTGGTGTTGCTGAACGCCAAGGCGAACTCGGCCCGCTTGATGGATGCGGCCAATATTCGTCGCTTCGTTGCGGGTCCGAATGAGAAACCGAAAGTATTGAAAGCTTCGGTCAAGAGCAAGAAAAAGGCTGTCAAACAGGCCAAGCGTACGCGTCGGGCGATGTGA
- the recD gene encoding exodeoxyribonuclease V subunit alpha, whose protein sequence is MSNAFFAQVDALTEAGQLRRLSGAFARFIGSVGDNSPQLMAACVLLSELEGRGHSCLMLSELNGDPAALLGWSGDEWRELRTAVGDWPQHEAAWRSLLAECRQVWPVGGEQANQPLVLDGDRLYLRRYWQDETHVAGAVRLRALGGVLAADADAETADIRRWLDILFPHPTRGGGPDWQKVACAVAMRGKLGIITGGPGTGKTYTVARLLALLFATAGERRSGLRVALAAPTGKAAARLKQSIDIALDELAEKVGSALPLRELAARMGAARTLHSLLGARPDTRAFQYHAGNQLDVDVLIVDEASMIHLEMMSALLAALPERATLILLGDKDQLASVEAGAVLGDLCHKAEAGDYLPETLSYVQASTGQQIPESYIGDGGPIAQQTVMLRESRRFSGPIGALALAVNAGDAARTIEVLRSGGDGKVVWTDLAQSADLLQLALTGYRGYLQLIKNLPEHAEDIVRLDILKSFESFRILCAVREGEWGVSGLNDAIEQRLQSAGLLKKTGEWYLGRPVMVTRNDYATGVFNGDIGLTLPDPLRPGALRVYFSEGETVRSVLATRLRNVETAFAMTVHKSQGSEFAHTAMVLPKDGGGMLARELIYTGITRARDYFTLLTPNGQVLLDAIGQRTQRASGLRELLGGV, encoded by the coding sequence ATGAGTAACGCATTTTTCGCGCAGGTCGACGCGCTGACCGAAGCCGGCCAGTTGCGCCGCCTGAGTGGCGCTTTCGCACGCTTTATCGGCTCGGTGGGCGACAATTCGCCGCAATTGATGGCCGCCTGCGTGCTGTTGTCCGAACTGGAGGGACGCGGCCACAGCTGCCTGATGCTGAGCGAGCTGAACGGCGACCCGGCCGCGCTGCTGGGCTGGAGCGGCGACGAATGGCGCGAATTGCGCACCGCCGTCGGCGACTGGCCGCAACACGAGGCCGCCTGGCGATCCTTGCTGGCCGAGTGCCGTCAGGTGTGGCCGGTGGGCGGCGAGCAGGCCAACCAGCCGTTGGTGCTGGACGGCGACCGCCTTTACCTGCGCCGTTACTGGCAGGATGAAACCCACGTTGCCGGCGCGGTACGCTTGCGCGCCTTGGGCGGCGTGCTGGCGGCCGACGCCGATGCGGAAACGGCCGACATCCGGCGCTGGCTAGACATCCTGTTCCCGCACCCGACGCGCGGCGGCGGCCCGGACTGGCAAAAGGTCGCCTGCGCGGTGGCCATGCGCGGCAAGCTCGGCATCATCACCGGCGGTCCAGGCACGGGCAAGACCTACACCGTGGCGCGGCTGCTGGCTTTGCTGTTCGCCACCGCCGGCGAGCGGCGGTCCGGCTTGCGCGTGGCGCTGGCCGCACCCACCGGTAAGGCGGCGGCGCGGCTCAAGCAATCGATCGATATCGCGCTGGACGAACTGGCTGAAAAGGTCGGATCGGCCCTGCCGCTGCGCGAGCTGGCGGCGCGCATGGGCGCGGCGCGGACCTTGCACAGCTTGCTGGGCGCGCGTCCCGATACCCGGGCGTTCCAGTACCACGCCGGCAATCAGCTCGATGTGGATGTGCTGATTGTTGATGAGGCGTCAATGATTCACCTGGAAATGATGTCGGCACTGCTGGCGGCCTTGCCGGAGCGCGCCACGTTGATCTTGCTGGGTGACAAGGATCAACTGGCGTCGGTAGAGGCAGGCGCGGTGTTGGGCGACCTGTGCCACAAGGCCGAGGCCGGGGACTACCTGCCGGAAACGCTATCTTATGTGCAGGCGAGCACGGGCCAGCAAATCCCGGAGTCGTACATTGGAGATGGCGGACCGATCGCGCAGCAGACGGTGATGCTGCGCGAAAGCCGCCGTTTCAGCGGACCGATCGGCGCGCTGGCGCTGGCCGTGAACGCGGGCGACGCGGCCAGAACGATCGAGGTATTGCGTTCGGGCGGCGACGGCAAGGTGGTCTGGACCGACCTGGCGCAGTCTGCGGACTTGCTGCAGCTGGCGTTGACGGGCTATCGCGGCTATTTGCAATTAATCAAGAATTTGCCGGAACATGCCGAGGACATCGTACGACTTGATATTTTGAAAAGCTTCGAAAGCTTTCGGATTTTGTGCGCGGTGCGGGAAGGCGAGTGGGGCGTGTCGGGCTTGAATGATGCAATTGAACAAAGATTGCAATCGGCTGGCTTGCTCAAGAAAACCGGCGAATGGTATCTCGGCCGGCCGGTGATGGTGACGCGTAACGACTATGCGACGGGGGTGTTCAACGGCGATATCGGCCTGACCTTGCCGGACCCGCTGCGGCCGGGCGCATTGCGGGTGTACTTCTCGGAAGGCGAAACGGTGCGCAGCGTACTTGCCACAAGATTAAGAAATGTGGAAACGGCGTTCGCCATGACGGTGCACAAATCGCAGGGATCGGAGTTTGCGCACACGGCCATGGTGTTGCCGAAAGATGGCGGAGGGATGTTGGCCAGGGAGTTGATCTACACCGGCATCACGCGGGCGCGCGACTACTTTACGTTACTCACCCCGAACGGACAGGTGTTGCTGGATGCGATAGGCCAGCGGACCCAAAGAGCAAGCGGTCTGAGGGAGTTGCTGGGCGGGGTTTAA